The genomic region GACGTGGCGAGCCTGGGTGGGCAGTGTCCTGTCCTCCACCGCAACGGCATCGAGTTCCTGGACCCATTGCCGCACTCGGCTGCGCGGCCAGTTCGTCTGAAGCCCGAGCCTCCCGAGGTGGCCGTGAAGGCCACCTGGGTGCTGGTCGCACTCTGCCTCACGTCATGATGGATTGACTCCCGTCCACATACATCGATGCGCCTGCGAGCCACGTGGAGTTGAGGCGATATCAGGGGCCGTTTGGGCCGGAGGGAGGCTGGGTGCGACCTGTGAACTTTGATCCAGCCCACCCCATAGCGCCTGCAACGAAGAGCCCAAGGGTAAGGGCTGATTGCTGGTCGATGACCTTCTGCTGAATGGCGAAGACGCCGCCCGCGATCAGCAGCACCAACGCTGCGGTCCATGCAATCATTAGCCGACCGACCATTTTGTCGCGAGCGGTGTAGAAGGCCCAGGAAAGCTGCTGGTTCGCCATGGCTCGTTCGTGAGCGTTTTTCTCGCGGAGGGTATCAAGATCGGGCTGTGCACCCATGAGCTTGGCTCGTGCATCGAAGAAAGTCTTTGCGATTGGCATGACAGTCTCTGCGAGTTGCTGCATCGCCATCATGGCGGCAACCATGTCCGGCGGAATGCCGACGCCTTCGTCCGGTATTCCGCCGCTGCTCCCGGGCTCGGGCGGGAGGATTTCAGTCTGAGGAGTGGCTTGTGCTTCCGGGGGCGGAGTGTTGCTGGTTGTCATGGCTGTGGAGAGACAAGTGGAAGATGTGGGGCCTGTCCCATGGATACAATCGCTGCACTTTGCTGTAGGTGGCAAGACGGCAGATGCGTCGGTACCTGCAGGGTATAGGTAGGCCGCGCTTCCCCTCTCGCGAAGTAGCGCCGCCGGGCGGACTCCATGAAGAAATTGACCAAGGACCTGGGCTCAGCCAGGCAGAAATTGCGCACGACCAACACGCCGATGGTGCTCCGTCGCATCAGAAACGACGGGTATTCCAGGAATTCATATCCAGCTAGGCGACAGGGGCATCAGAGGCAGGCGTGACCCCCACCGGAGTGGGATGGAGCCGCTCGGCCTCATGGCGCTAGGAATGTACTCGTGGGGAGTTGGTGTGCCTCATTCGCAAGGCAGGGAGCGAGATGACCCGATTGACTGGAATGCTGGTTGCTGTGGTCCTGATGCAGGGTTGCTTCAACCCGGTGGTCGATGAGCCCCGTGTGCAAGATGAATTGAGCGAAGACTCGCTGGGAATCGGGGTGGGTGGCTGCTGCAAGTACTGTGGCTCGGACAGTCAGCCCTGCGGGGACTCCTGCATCGCGCTCGACAAGACCTGCCACAAGGGGCTTGGCTGCGCCTGTTGAGCTGTCGCGAGGCCTGCAAAGAGAGACATGGGGCTGCTGCTGCTCATCACCGGTGCAGCATTCCTGCGACGCTCGCGGCACCAGCACCGTGACGTGAGCGTTCCTCCAGCCGGGCGAGTACGGCCTGGACGGACGCAATCTCCGAGCGGCTACTCCCGGTTGCTCAGGTACTGCGCCATCTAGACCTTGGCCTGCGCCAGCAGGCCCTTCTCCACGTCCAGCCAGCCCGCAGCCTGGCGCATGACGTCCAGCACCTCGCCCTCCACTGCTCCCTCAAGCAGGCGCGGAGGCAAGGCTGGAGGAGGAGAGTCCCGCCTCTGCCGTGACGGTGGAGGAGCCGAGGAAGGAGCGCACACCCCGCTTGGACTGGGCCGAGCTGCTGAGAAGGACGGTCGCCCTGGATGTCCTCGCGTGATTGAGCTGGGCTGGGCATGCGTGTGTCTGACGGAGATGAAAGGCTGCTGCGCGGGCCCGGCGTGCGACTCATCGGCTTCCCGTCAGCGTCCCTCAGCTCCCGCGCTACTCCCACCCGCTATGCCTAAGAGGGCTCCAGTCCTTCCCATACTCCCTGGGTGGACGCGATCTCCGGCACGCTGCGGCTGAGCGCGCCGCTGCTGCTGCTCTGCCTGGGGGCGCTGCAGGTGATGGAAGGGCGGATGCGCCTAGACACGATGTTGAGCCTGAACGCGCTGGCTGCGGCCCTGCTGACACCCTTGGCGAACGTGGTCACCACGATGGGATAGCTGCAGCTGATGGGCAGCTACATCAAGCGAATCGACGATGTGCTGGAGACCCCGGTGGAGTGGGACGGAGTGCAGCCGGAGTCAGGCGTGAGCTGCAGGGGCGGATCGAGATGGAGCGCGTCTCGTTCCGGTTTACAGCACCTACCGAAAGTCAGCGCTGGGCTGGCCGTTGGCAGGGGGCGTCCTCAGCTTGAGGGACATGGTCCGTGAACTCGTCCCCGACGCCTTCTGGCAGCGCGTGGCACCGCTGCTGCCTCCGCCTCGGCCCAAGAAGAAGATGGGCCGCCCTCGTGCGGACGACCGGGCGGCGCTGGAGGCCATCGTCTTCGTGCTGAGGAGCGGCATCCCTTGGGAGATGCTGCCTCGCAAGCAGTTCGGCCTGTCGGGCATGACAGCCTGGCGCAGGTTGGAGGAATGGACCCGGGCCGGCGTGTGGGAACAGCTTCAGGCGCGGCTGCTGGATGAGCTGGGACTGCGCGGCAAGGTGGACTTCTCGCGAGTCTCCATCGACTCCTCGTCCGTGCGGGCGTCAAAAAGGGGGCCCTCACGGGCCCAAGCCCGACGGATAGAGCGAAGGCGGGTAGCAAGCATCATCTTCTCGTAGACGCCCAGGGACTGCCGCTCACCGAGTCCGTGACGGCCGCCAACGTCCACGACACGCACGAGTTCTTCCCGCTCATCGACTCCGTGCCCGCGGTGAGGATGCCTTCGGGACAGCGAAGACTGCGCCCCACCAAGCTGCACGCCGACAAAGCCTATGCCTCCAGGAAGAACCGGCAGGGGCTGCGCCTGCGAGGCATCGTCGCTCGCATCGCGCGTCCAGGCGTCGAGTCCAAGGAGCGACTGGGGCGCTATCGATGGGTCGTGGAACGCACGCTGGCTTGGAAGAACCAGTTGCGCCGTCTCCGTGTCCGCGACGAGCGCAGGGACGACGTGCACTTTGGGCTCCTCGTCCTCGGTTGCTGCGTCATGCTCCTACGACGCCTCTGTCCTGGCATTTGTTAGGAGCTGTTAGGACCCGCGCCGAGTGCAATCTCGGTCATGAATGCAGCAGATCAAGGGACGAGCACCGTCGCGAACCGAGCAGCGAGCGCTCCGGTGTTCTCAGAATCTCCGAAGCGCATGCAGTTGATAGAGTCACACACGGGCGACTGTGTATCAATAGCCCATTTCTCCTCGGAGTACCGCACCACCAGATCCGAGCAGCCTGGGTAGGCCGTCGGGAGTTCGTTGACACTTGTTGGCAGCACGATCATGTATCTCGCCCAGGCATCGAAAATGGCAAAGACCACTTGATACCACTGACTCCGCGAGTCAATCTGCGCCAGCGGCATCTGGCAGTCCGGACATTCGACGCGAAGCGCATTCCAGGCAATCCCGGCGGCGTAGAATTCGGCACCGGCCTCCGTGGCCTGCCCCGCCCATGATTCGATGATGTTCAGGATGACTTTTTCCCGGTGTGCACTGCCGCGGGGAATCCGGTTGAAGAGCAGCTCCTGCACCAGAGCCACCTCCGCAGCGTACGCCGTGAAGGCCTTTTTCTTATCATTCGAATTGAGGGCGGCTCCCTTGAATGGGCCATTGACGTCTTTCACCAGCCAATCCCCATATGTCCTTCCCCACGAGCCCGGAGCGTTGCATCTCAGATCGAGTTGAGCGTCGGCCTCCGAACTCATCTGGATGAGTTCGGACCTAACGGCTTCGCAGAGTTGTGGCTTGCGCAGCAGCGTCTTAATGCGCTCGGAATTGTAGAGCCGCAACAGCTCCTGGGGGGAACAAGGCTTGTTGTTGCATGCGACGTTCGCAAGGCTGGCGCCGAACTTGAGCCATTCGCACCGGAACGACATCAATAAGCCGTTGGCAACGTGCTTCACCATCTCCCGGAACCGCTGGCGCTGCTCGGGCTGAAGAGAAGGCTTCGCTGGCGGCACATAGGGGGCCTCACAGGTTAGAGGTACGTCGATAGGGGCGAGCTGGAAGATCGAGACCGGAGAGCGATCCTCAAAGCCAGTACTCGCTATGAGATTCGACAGAGAAGTGCCCGTGATGGCCTGCGAGGTTTCTTCTCGGTGCAAGACAACACCGACCACCACGTCGGTACCTGGGATCACGATGGGGGCACCGCTATGGCCTGGATCCGGGTACTGGGCGGTCAGATCATAGAGGTTTCGTTGTGCCCCTATGAAATGGAGCGCGAACTCGTCGTCGATGCTCGTGTCTCCCGCTGTATATTTCTGATGGTGCGGATTGGCATAAGGGGTGCGGTGCTGAAGAGCACACTTCGGATAGCCACTAACGCTCGCTTTCCAGACACAATCCTCGCGAAACTGGGTGCTGATTCGGAGCGCAGCCCGTGGAGGTGGCGCCCCGTCATCCAACCGGATGATGACGAGATCCTCCAGCTTGCTCTCCCAAACGGGTTGCTGGGTCGCGGGCCCTATCCAGGTCTCTCCCGTGGCGGTCCGATAGGAGAGTTGTTTCGGGTACCTAGCGCAGTCAAGAGTTTGCAGCGTGCCGGTGGCCCGCCACACATGGCGAGCGGTCATGAACAGGCGCTGAGTCACATCGATGAAGAACCCGGTCCCCGAGCAGCCACACTCCGCGTTCCCGACATTGGCGTAGCGGATATGCACGAGCGCTTGGTTCACGTCGACCTGGGCCGACGCCACTGGCGGGAGCAGCCCGAGGACGAGCCCCACAATGCGCCCCATCCACGGAGTCATTGGGCAGCTCCGTTCGAGGTCCGAGACGGAGCCGAGAACGCAGCCTTGACCACGGGCTTGAGTTCGTTGAGCAGGGCTTGGCACGCTTGAATTTCGCTGCAGGAGTGCCAGGCCGGTCCTGTCTGGTCCTTCTCGTCACCATTGGTGAACCATCGCACGGTCGATTCGGGTGGCTTCAGCTTCTTGTACTTCGATGCCAGGGTGAAGCGATACTTGAGGAGTCCTAGCGCCCAGGTAGGATTCCATCCAGCTCCCACGTTCTGCCGCTTCCACGTCCGATTCTGAACCGGCAGGTCCTGCCGCATCGTCCGAACCGAGGAGAGACAACTCGCGGACTTAATCTCGTCTCCCACCACCTTTAGGTAGGCTTCCGTCGTGCTGACCGCGAGGTCAAAGTTCACGGGCCGGTTGTCCGGACTGTCCTTCTCGACATAGGCATTAAAGGCATGCTCACAGTTCGTCCGCCCTTTGTGGGGAGCGAGATCCTGGATTGGGTGGAGTGAGTAGCCGATCCAATAGTAGAACGCATTCACGTCACCCGCATCGCAGGCCGCTTTGGCGCGGGCAAGCTGCTTGCCGACCCAGCCGAAGAACCTCTGCTGCCAGCAGTTCGGTTGTCCTGGCTCCGCGCAAGGTGTGTTGCGCGCGGTGCCCTCCTCGTCACACCCGGCCTGCGCGTGCGCTTCTGGCAGTTCCCAAGCATAGAAGTCTCCGTCCTGGGAGGCATCCGCCATCAGCTCATGGACGTAGCTTGGAAACGTCCCTCGGGGGACGATGAGGGCCTTTTTGAATTCCTCGCCGTTGGGATCCAGCAGGCGCGTCACGCGCTGAAGGGCCTGGTGCGTGGCGCCGTAGTGGCCTTCGCGGGAGTGCTTGTCAGCCTTGACCCGCAGGAGTGGACCTGAGCGAAGCCGAACCTCCTTCTTCATCGGAAACTTCTCCGCGTCCGCAGTCTTGATGATGACCTCGTGCCAGTCATCGGGTTCGTCACGCTCGGCCAGGAACTCATAGCCGGCGTTCTTGAGGTCGCTGGTGGAAAGACTGCGGATCTCTTCGTCCGGTCCAAGGCGCTTGAGGACATCGTACTGCTCAAGCTTCTGCTCGAACGCAGACGCGTCGAGGGTCTTGTTCTCACAGATGAAGGCGAGGAACTCGTCTTCGACAAGACGGATCCACTTCTGGGCCACAATGGCTCTTCGCGTCGCACACTCTTGATCCAGCTCCGCCTTCTCTGCGTCGCTCTGAGGTGACTCCGTCTGGGTTGAGGTAACCACAGAGGCATCGAGCGTGGATGGCGTGCCTGCATCTTGTGCTTCTGCACCCACTACAGGCCAGCACAAGAGCTGCACGAGGGTGAGGGTGAGGGCATTACTTGAGCGTAAGCTCATATTTCCTCGGGTCCATCTGTGATTATGGAGAATGCTGTCGCGCACAGTAGGACTGCGCGTGAAATTACTCAAGGGTCATGCGCTTCCGTTTGATCCCCATATTATAGCCTGTCTTCTTCGGTTTCATGGCTTTTCCTGGAGAGCTGATGGTGACCTTTCGCTCTCCTGGGCTCCGGTGACACCTGCTCACCAGACATCAGCCGATCAGACGTCTGGCGCAAGGCAAGGCCACCCGTGGATTTACGCGCTCGTCCTCGTGCGGTGAGCGTCACCTGTGCTGAGCCAACGGTTGTGGTACGCGCGGCTCTTCCTGTTCACGCCGTGATCCTTTCAGAGGAGCCTCGCTCAAGCGTGGGGGGCTCCGGGGCTGGAGTAGAAGAGCCTCGCCCTTGCCGCGACGGTGGAGGAGCCGAGGAAGGAGCGCACACTCCGTTTGGACTGGGCCAGGCTGCTGAAAAGGACGTTCGCCCCGGATGAGTTCGCCTCCTTGAGCTGGGCAGGCGTGTGTCTGCTGGAGATGAAAGGCTTTTGCGCTGGCTCGGCGCGCGGCTGATGCGCTCCTCGTCAGTGTCCCGCACCTCCCGTTCTGCTCCCGCCCGCTACGCCCAAGAGAGCTTCTGTCCTTCCTTTGCTCCTCTTGCTGGAGTGATCGCTCGAACGCATGCTGAAAATGGCGGAAACGCGAGCGCCAGAATGCGAGGGAAAACCAATGGCGACATCACTCTACGCCCTCAGCGTGCCCACCTTCCTGCAGACCGTCAGGGCCGTCTCAGGCTTTCTCGACCGCGCGGCCAGGCACTGCGCTGAGACGGGTGCTGATTCCAACGACTTCGTGAATGCGCGCCTTTTCGATGACATGGCGCCCTTCCACTTTCAGGTCGAAGCCACATGGCACCATTCCGTGTGGGGAGTGGAAGCTCTCAAGACCGGCGTGTTCGCACCGCCGGCCCTGGTCGGACCGGTCCCTTTCGCTGACCTGCGGGCGATGATGAGCAAAGCGGAAGTGGCGCTGGAGGCGTTCACGCCCGACGAGATCAACCGATGCGCGGGCAAGGAGCTGGACCTTCAGATCGGTCCGCGGAGGCTCGCCTTCACGTCGGAGACGTTCATCCTCTCGTTCTCCCTGCCGAACTTCCATTTCCACGCCGTCACTGCCTACGACATCCTCCGCTCGCGCGGTGTACCGATCGGCAAGCGTGATTACGAAGGCCGCCTGCGCACCCGATCCGCCTGAGCCTTCAGAGTGTTGTGACCGGCTCGCAGCGCGCACTCGAAGTGCCGTTGCGTGACATCTCTCCGCGTGCTAGACACTGAACCATATGGTTCAGTATGCAAGTGCCGGCCTTGATGCCTCGTTCGCCGCGCTCTCCGACGCCACCCGACGCGGTGTGCTGGAGCAGCTCGGGCGTGCGGAGGCGTCGATCACGGACCTCGCCGAGAAGTTCAACATGACCCTCACGGGCATGAAGAAGCACGTCGGTGTCCTGGAGCGGGCCGGGCTCGTGATCACGGAGAAGGTCGGGCGTGTGCGGACCTGCAAGATCGGCCCGCGCCGACTGGAGGAAGAGATGGCCTGGCTCGAGAGCTACCGCCAGCTCTGGGACGCACGCTTCGACGAGTTGGACAAGGTTGTCGAGGAATTGAAACACAAGGAACAGGTCGATGGACGCAAGAACAGAGAGTGAGCGCACACCCATGAAGAACCGCACGATCGTGGAACGGAAGTCCGAGCGTGAGACCGTCGTCACGCGAACCGTCAATGCTCCGGCACGCATCGTGTTCGAGGCGTGGACGAAGCCCGAGCTGTTCAAGAAGTGGTGGGTTCCGAAGTCGATGGGAATGACCCTGGCTTCCTGCGAGATGGATGTCCGTATCGGGGGCAAATACCGTCTGGTGTTCGCTCAGGGGATGGCGTTCTTCGGGACGTACACCGAAGTGACACCGCACTCGCGCCTCGTCTGGACCAATGAGGAAGGCGGTGACAATTCGTCCGTCACCACCGTGACCTTCGAGGAAAAAGAGGGCAAGACGCTGCTGGTCGTGAGCGAGCTCTACGCCTCGAAGGAAGCGCTCGACGCTGCCGGCGGCGCGGCGGAGGCGCTGGTCGAGACGTTCGAGCAGCTGGATGAGCTTCTCGTCACCCTGGCGCGAGCGTAGGACGGGCGTGAAGTCCTCGTTCCCGCGGTTGGCCACTCACCGCTGGAATGAGCAATGAGGGCAAAGAAAAGCCCAGCAACCCTTTAGGATTGCCGGGCTTCTCGGAAGCAAGGCCGAGGGAATCGAACCCTCGTCCTACTCGAACACGCCGATGCCCGGGTCGTTGCCGCCGGCTTTCGAGGGCTTCGTGGGCCGGGGCGGCGGGGCGGTGCGCACCGGGTCCAGGCGCACGTTCACGTGCTGTTCCGCCGTGTCCGCGAGCCGGCTGTAGTCCAGCCGCTTCTCCTGGTCCTGGTGTCCCGCGAGCTTGAAGCGCAGCACGGAGGCCTTCTCACGCGGGAGCATCAGCTTCGTGGGCGTGGTGCCGATCTGCGCCTCGCCGTCGAAGATGGCCGCGCCAGACGGCGTGGAGGTGAACTCCACCGTTACGTCCTGCGGCAGCGCCGCCGGAGGAGGCGTCGCCGCCGGCTCCTGCACCCGCGAGGGCGGGGCTTCCACGGGTGCCCTCGGAGGAGGCGTCATCCCCACGGGGGCCGGAGGCGTCTCATTGCCACCTCCGCGCGCCATCACCACCGCCACGCCCGCTCCAATCAACAACAGCGGCACGCCGATGAGCGCGGCCTTCATGCCCGCGGACATGCCCTTGGGCGGCGGCGGAAGCTCCGGCTCCACCTGGCGGGGCGCGGACGGACGGGCCCGCTGCGCCGCGGGCGCCGGGCTGTGCGCGTTGCCCGTCGCACGCGGAGCCTGCGCTCCGGCCGGCGTGGTCCCCCGGGGCGGCGGGGCCAGGCCCATGCGGGAGCCCGTCTTGCCCGCGGCCGGTGCACGGCCCGCGCGGCTTCCGGAACCCAGCCGGCTCCCCGAGCCCGCTCGGCTTCCCGAGCCCGCTCCCGGACGGCTGCGGCTGCCCGTGCCTCGCTCGGTGCCCGCCGTGCCTCCCGTGGGGTGCGCGTCCAGCTCCTCCGCGGACAGGCCCTCCACCGCGTCCAGCAGCGCGTCGATGAACTCCTGCGCGTTCTGGTACCGGTCCTCCTTCTCCGGCGCGAGCGCCTTGGCGAAGAAGGCGTCCAGCTCCGGGGGCACCGGCGCGCCCTGGCGCTTGCTGTTCACCGGGGGCACGGGCTGCGTCAGCGACGCCGTCAGCGCCTTGCGCACCGTGTTCGCGCCGTACGGCGAGCTGCCCGTGAGGCAGAAGTACAGCACGCCCGCCATCGAGTAGAGGTCGGAGCGCTGGTCCACGGACTCGCCGCCGGCCTGCTCGGGCGGCATGTACTGCGGGGTGCCCAGCACCTGGCCCGTGGAGGTGAGCTGCTCCTCCTCGTCCTGCTCCAGCGCCTTCACCAGACCGAAGTCCAGCACCTTGACGAAGTCCTTCCCGTCGAGCGCCTGGACCATGATGTTGTGCGGCTTCAGGTCGCGGTGGACGCAACCCTCCTCATGCGCGTGCGCCAGCCCCAGCGTGGCCTGCTCCAGCAGGTTCACCGCGCGGCGCAGCGTCATGGGCCCTTCGCGCTTCACCAGCTCCTTGAGGCTCTCCCCCTTGAGGAGCTCCATCACGTAGTAGCAGGTGCCGTCCGCGGCCCGGCCGAAGTCGAAGATGGTGATGACGTTCGGGTGCCGCAGCCGGCTGGCGATCTCCGCCTCGCGGCGGAAGCGCTCGAAGAACTGGGGCGCCGCGGCGAGCGACGGGTTGAGCGTCTTCACGGCCACCGGGCGCTGCACCGACGTCTGCGTGGCGCGGAACACCATGCCCATGCCGCCCTGACCCAGGACGCTCTCGATCTTGTATCGGCCGTCCAGCACCTGGCCCAGGAGCTGGAGACTCTGCGCCGCGCACAGGTGATCTTGACCTTCGGTACTACCGCAGTGGGGGCAGGGGGCGGCCATGGGTGCCGGGAGTATAGGCAAGCCCCGCCTTCCGCCCAACCGGGGAGATGTGCTCCCTGGGCAGTCAAGCAGGCATCAGAACCGTTCCCGTGGGGCTTGCCGGCTGTTATCTCCCCCCTCCGCCATGAGCCTCGTCATCGCCCAGGACATCAGCCTCGCCTACGGAAAGAAGGTCCTCTTCGACGAGGACAATTTCACCCTCGGTCCCAGGGACCGGGTGGGCCTGGTGGGGGCCAACGGGACGGGCAAGTCGTCCCTGATGAAGATCATCGCCGGGGTGAGCCAGCCGGACGGGGGCACCGTCCAGTACAGCCGCCGGGCCCGGGCGGGCTACCTGCCCCAGGAGATCGCCGGCCTGCCGGAGGGGACGGTGGTGGAGGCCGTCATGAGCACCGTGCCTGGCCGGGACTCGCTGGAGTCGCGCCTCAAGGACACGGAAGGAGCGCTCGCGGCCAGCACGGACGAGGAGGAGCAGTTGGAGCTGGCGCAGACGCTGGCGGACCTCCACGCGGAGCTGGACGACTTCGAGAACCGCTACGGCCGCCACCACGCCGAGCGCATCCTCAAGGGCCTGGGCTTCAAGGACGCGGACCTGTCCAAGCCCACCCAGGCGCTCTCCGGCGGCTGGCGCATGCGCGCGGCGCTGGCGGGCCTGCTGCTCCAGGACCCGGACCTGCTGCTGCTGGACGAGCCCACGAACCACCTGGACGTGCCCACGCTCGCGTGGTTCGACGGGTTTTTGCGCCGCTCCAACAAGGCGATGGTGCTCATCTCCCACGACCGCGACTTCCTCAACCGGCAGATCAACCGGGTGGTGTCGCTGGAGATGGAGGGCGTGCGCGAGTACGCCGGCAACTACGAGGACTACAAGCGCCAGCGCGCGGAGGAGATGGTGCTCCTGCAGGCCCGGGCGGAGAAGGTGGAGCAGCGCCGCGCGGAGCTGCAGGGCTTCATCGACCGGTTCGGCGCGAAGGCCACCAAGGCGAAGCAGGCGCAGAGCCGCGCGAAGATGCTGGCCAAGCTGGAGAAGGTCCAGGTCCTGGAAGAGCGCCAGACGATGAAGTTCCGCTTCCCGGAAGTGGAGCGCTCGGGCCGCGACGTGGTGTTGATGGAGGGCATCACCAAGCGCTACGGCGCGCTCACCGTCTACGACGGGCTGAACGCGCGGCTGGAGCGGGGCCAGCGCATCGCCGTGGTGGGCGCGAACGGCGCGGGCAAGACGACGCTGCTCAAGATGGTCGCGGGCGAGCTGGCGCCGGACACGGGCAAGGTGTCCCTGGGGCACAACGTGGTGGTGGGCTATTACGCGCAGCACCACGCGGACAAGCTGGACCGCCACAACACCATCATCGAAGAGGTGCGGCCCCTGGCGGCGGACAAGCCGGAGAGCTACGTGCGCGGCGTGCTGGGCGCGTTCCTCTTCAGCGGCGACGACGTGGACAAGCCCATCGGCGTGCTGAGCGGTGGCGAGCGCGCGCGCGTGGCCCTGGCGAAGCTGCTGCTCATCCCGTCCAACTTCCTCCTGATGGACGAGCCGACGAACCACCTGGACCTGGACTCGTCGGAGATGCTGATTGAAGCGCTGAAGCTGTACGGCGGCACGCTGCTGTTCGTGAGCCACAACCGCAGCTTCATCAACAACCTGTGCACGCACGTCTGGGAGGTGGCGGACGGCAAGCTCACGTCGCACCCGGGCAACCTGGACGAATACCTCTACCACCAGGAGCAGCTGCGCCTGGCGGCGGAGGGCGCGGACACGGGCGCGTCGAACGGGAAGGGCGGGGCGGCGGGCTCGGGCCCGGTGTCGGAGAAGGAGCGCAAGCGCCTGGAGGCGGAGGCGCGCCAGCGTCGCTCCGTGGTGGAGGGCCCCATCAAGAAGGAGATCGCGAAGCTGGAGGAGCGCATCGCGAAGGTGGAGGCCGAGCAGAAGGACCGCGAGGGGCAGCTCGCGGATCCGGTGCTCTACAACGACTTCGCCCGGGCGAAGCCGCTGATGGATGCGCACCGCGCGGGCAAGGAGGAGCTGGAGGACCTCTATGCCCGCTGGGAGGCCGCGCAGGAGAAGCTGGCGGCGGCGCAGGCCTGATCAGCTGATCTCCGTGTAGCCGGCGTGCGGGTGGTCCGACGCGCCGCCGGTGTCCACCTGGGCGCTGTTCTGGGTGTTCACGCCGGCGGTGGTCCACACCTGGTCGAAGTCCTCGATTTCGTCCGGGTCGCCGCTCGTGCCGCCCACGGCGCGCTGCAGGCCGTACTGGCCGAAGATTTCCTGCACCTCCGTGGTGGAGGTGTTGAGGTCGCCCATCACCACGACGTCTCGCGCGGGTGGGCCCTTGGCCTCGGCGGCGGCGATCTGCGCGATGTACGCGAGCTGCGCGTCACGCAGGTCCTTGTTGTCCTCCCCCGCGGCGACGTGGACGTTGATGATGGTGCGCTCCTGGCCGTCCGGTCCCTTGACGCGGGTGACGAGCGCGGCGCGCGGCTCCGACGCGCCGTCGTGGCGGAGGACCTCGTTGTTGACGTGCAGCTGGTTGCGCTCCTCGGGCGTCAGCTGGCCGTCCGCGAGGGCGGCGAGCCTGTCCGCGGAGGCGGCGCCAGGTCCCCCGACGCGGGTGGGCAGCGCGACGGTATAGGCCTCGGTGAGCTGATCCGGATCCGCGACGTAGGTGGCGTTGCCGTAGGTGGCATCCGCGCCCGTGTCCTCCTTGATTCCGCCCTCCTGGTCATCGCCGGAGAAGGCCTCGCCCGTGACGAGCGTGCCCCCGGGCGTCTGGTAGAGGGTGGTGCCGTCCACGCCCTCTCGGATGGCGGTCTCGGGCGCATCCGCGTAGATGTCCACGGGCTTGGGGCTGTTCTTCCCCTGGAAGATGGCGAAGTCCCGGTCGACGCCAGCGACGATGGCGAGCGCGGTGTTCTGGTCGCCGCTGCGCTTGACGTTCACGTCCACTTCCTGGAACGCGACGACGGTGGCGCCGGAGTCCTTGATGAGCTGGGCCTGGGCCTTGCGGTTGGTCTTCTCGTTGTACTCGTCGCCCGCGCCTGTGGCGGTGTTGAGGGTGAGGATGGCCGTGCCCGTCTTCTTCGTCGGCAGGTCCTCCGCCTGCTGGGGCTTGTCGTAGCCGGTGTGGATGGCCCGGGGGTTGAGCTCGGGCATCGGGCTCTTGCGCGCAGGGCCTGACGGGGTGAACGAGTCCTGCTGCCGGAGGTGCGCGGGCGGAGGCTTGAGGGCGGCCGGGGCCTTCGGGGTCACCTCCGGGCGGGGAGCGGGCTTGGGCGTGACGCGGGCGCGGAAGGCGTCGCGGGCGGCGGGGCTCCAGAGGCTCATGGGATGGCTCCGTGATCAGGTCGGGGACAGCGGGTTGCCGACGAGTACGCAGCCCTCCGGAAAGCGGTTACAGGGCATTTACTGGACGTCGAAGACCTTCCGGACCGGCGCGCCGTCGCGTTCGATTTGCAGCTCGATGCGCCGGGAGTCTCGCAGCGTGTGGAAGGCCTCCAGCGCCTTGTCGGGGCTGTCCAGGTCCAGGCCGTTGATGCGCTGGAGCACGTCTC from Corallococcus macrosporus harbors:
- a CDS encoding endonuclease/exonuclease/phosphatase family protein, which codes for MSLWSPAARDAFRARVTPKPAPRPEVTPKAPAALKPPPAHLRQQDSFTPSGPARKSPMPELNPRAIHTGYDKPQQAEDLPTKKTGTAILTLNTATGAGDEYNEKTNRKAQAQLIKDSGATVVAFQEVDVNVKRSGDQNTALAIVAGVDRDFAIFQGKNSPKPVDIYADAPETAIREGVDGTTLYQTPGGTLVTGEAFSGDDQEGGIKEDTGADATYGNATYVADPDQLTEAYTVALPTRVGGPGAASADRLAALADGQLTPEERNQLHVNNEVLRHDGASEPRAALVTRVKGPDGQERTIINVHVAAGEDNKDLRDAQLAYIAQIAAAEAKGPPARDVVVMGDLNTSTTEVQEIFGQYGLQRAVGGTSGDPDEIEDFDQVWTTAGVNTQNSAQVDTGGASDHPHAGYTEIS